Below is a window of Candidatus Bathyarchaeia archaeon DNA.
AATTGCGGGTATGGCGAGCTCTTGGATTGGGCTGGCCTCTAGGAAGCCTTCTTTCTCAAGCCTCTGTAGGACTGGGGGTTTGAGGGTTGAGAATGCCGAGCTCCGCATCTACTCTACTAATCGTCCGCTAGGACGATTTATTCTTCTTCCTCTGCGGCCTTCTTCTTTCCTTCCCCTGGTCGCTCAGCTGCGATGTAGAGGAAGATCAGGATGAGACAGACGAAACTGAAGATGTAGAGCAGGAGTTGGAGTAGGGCGAACTCCTGGTTAGGGTCAAGATTGTAGGACACTTCGGCTCACACGGGTTCGTTCTCGACAACCCTCGGAAACGGCTACTAAAACCTTGAGATTACTCTCGTGGTGCAATCGTGGTAAATTTCGAGGTAATCTCCGGGTAGCGCGCGTCAGTTACCTCCGTCACATCTTGCTTGCTCACAGCCTCGGAGAGCTGTTGAGCGATGATATGATAGCATAATTGTTTCTTGTGCTCCATTACACGGAAATAGTAATCGTCGCATGTGCAGAACATGCTGTCCGGGAGAACTTGATAGTCCCGGCCCCGACCAGTGACCACCCAGACGGTCCGTCGGCTCGGCGTGAACTGGTACTTCCGAACTTTCCCCGCTTCGACCAGGTCTAGGGCTTGTTGGAACCTCTTCTGGAAAACATTCGTTAGCATCTGCTTTTGCTCCTCAGAGAGGATCTTTGTCCGAACTATCTCCTGACACGCAGCCTTGAGTATCCTGTTTTCGTTCACGGTCGGTGGCGAACTAGATCCCTACTTGGATAGTTGTCACGCGCTAAGAATACCTTTTCATTGAAGAGAGACGAATTTGAGCGGGGCAGGCATACTTAGTGGCCGCGGATGTTACTGTCAAATCAGTGGCGGACCGACCAGCTCTTCTCATAGAGCGCAAGGGAGAACGGGTCCTGGTCATCGCTGACCTCCATCTCGGATGGGAGGTGACCCTAGCACACCAGGGAATACATGTGCCCTCTCAGGTGCCTCGACTGCTCGAAAAGCTGCGAAAAATTCTTGCAGAAACGAATCCGAAACGGTTGGTTTTACTCGGGGATGTGAAGCATGCTGTCTCGAAGGTTGAACTGGAGGAGTGGAAGTACGTCCCGGAATTCTTCGATAGCCTCGTCGAGATCATACCCGATGTAGAAGTGGTTCCTGGAAATCATGATGGTAACCTTGAGCCTTTGACTCCCTCGTCGGTTAAGATCAACAAATCTAATGGAATGGTTCTCTGGGATACTGTTGGATTATTCCATGGCCATGCTTGGCCGGCGCCGCCCCTACTCGGTTGCAAGTTCCTAGTGATGGGTCACTTGCATCCAGTGGTTGTTTTCAAAGACCCGCTGGGATTCAGGATTACACGGCAGGCATGGGTGAGGGCGAAGAGCGATGGGAAGAAGTTGGCGGAGGGAGTGTTGAGACGCGAAGATGCGAAGTTCAATGGGGACGCGGCTGATGAAGTGAAGAAAAAATTCGGGGTCACTATTGCCGATGCTGACTGTATCATTATGCCGTCATTCAACGATTATCTGGGAGGACAACCGATCAACAAGAACTACCAGGAAGGATGGACGGAACTCTACAAGGAGTACATGGGACCCGTCCTGCGTTCAGGGGCGGTGGATTTTGAAAATGGCGAGGCGTACTTGTTCGATGGAACATTTCTAGGCAAGGTAGAGGATTTACGACGTCTCGCGCAGTAAAGATCTTATCTGCTAGTTTTGTTCGCGAGGCGCGAGCCTAGCGAGTATCTTACTAGTGTCTCCACCGTTCAGTTTGGCGATCTCGCGTAGAAGGTCATAGTAGGATCTGACGTGTCGCTTTCCATCGCGGCCATGGTAGAGGCTTACGTTGGCATACATTGTTGTTACCAGTTCGTGGTTGTACATTGGATATTGTGTGTCGCTGAGTCCTAGTTCGCCTAGTTGTTGGCTGATGGCTCCCTCGCGGAGGTCGAGAACTTTCCTGCCCTTTCGCTGGCGGTTTCTATTCTTTAATCGCGTTCCTTCGATTCGACAGTCGTCGCTGCAGTATTTCTCGGAGAACCAGCCTAGAAATTTGCGTTTACAGACGACGCATGTCTTGAGGACTTTCTTGTCGACAGCCATGTTCTTGTAACCGTGTGTCTTTGGTCCCGTATCCCTTCGCTTGTTGGATATATGGTAGAGAGGTACCGGTATAAAACTGGCATGCCTCCGACGGACCTTAACCGGCATGGATGATCGGTTGACCCTGCCATGTACTACGCAAAAGGCATAGTTCCGCGAAACTCTTTGGGTCATTTTTTTGTTAGAAAAGACACTGCAAACTCTTCGTTGGATTGAAGGATTGTTAACTCTTTCTGGATGACGATTCGCTCTCGTGCGGCCGGGTTCGTCATCCTCTCTGGCTATTTAGCACGAAAAGCAATTCCCTTGTTTGGGTCGCGGCCGAGTGCTGGCGGTGAAGACGATCAGACAGAAAAACCATGCCTCAGCCGAACTTTTACGGCTCCTAGACGAGTTCAGACATATGGTGAACGTCTGCATCGCTATCGGAACAAAAGAGAACGTTTCCAGTCTCAAGACTCTATCGTCGAAGTCCTATCATCATCTCAGTCGTGACATCCTTGGCTACTACAGGCTGTGTGCCGTCAGTACGGCTACCGGGATTCTTCACAACCATCGAAAGGCCAACAAGAAGATGAACCCCCGGGCAACCGTTCCGTATGCTAGGAGGTTGATGTTGACCACGTGCTACGGGTTCAAAATCCAGAATGGTCTTCTCAGAGTCCCGGTTAAACCTCGAGAGTACGTGTATGTCAAGCTAAACAGTCATACGCTCCAGGTCCTCTCAGGGCTCAATGTCCACTCGGTTACCTTTACACCCGACGCGCTCAGTATCAGCTACTCGAAAGAGACAGTTGAGATCGAGCCCGAAGGATACATTGGGGTAGATCGTAACCTGGACAACGTGACAACTGCATCAGCGAATGGAATGGTCAAGACATTCGACTTGTCAAAGGCGACCGGGATCAAGTCTACATACCGGTTTGTCAAGAGTCGATTCAAGAGAAACGACTCCCGAACAAGAGCGCAGATCTTTTCCAAGTATGGAGAGAAGCAGCGGAACCGTGTACTACCAATACTCCACAACGTGTCCAAGAGAATTGTCGAGAATGCGAAGACTCGACGGTATGGCATAATAATGGAGAGACTGACCGGGATGAGAAGACTCTTTCAGAAAGATAATGGGCAGAGCAGAAACTATCGGGCGAGGATGAACAGTTGGAGTTATGGAGAGCTGCAGCGACAGGTAGAGTATAAGGCGCGATGGGAAGGAGTGAAGGTAATCTACGTTCCTGCTAGGAACACGTCCAAACGGTGCTCAATATGCGGGTACAAGACCCTAGAGAGCACCAGACGAAGACTATGGTGTCCACACTGTGGAGCCACGCTAGACAGGGATGAGAACGCGGCTAGGAACATAGCTGCGAGAGGGCTGAGGTTCAGCCCCAACGGGCCTCCAGATGAAGCAGTGAAGGGGAACCCGACGACGACGGTAATCCTCAGAGTCGATGGAGGCAAGCTAGGTCGTTTCGCGCAGATCTAGCAGAACCCGCAAATGAATTATATATGAACAGAATTGACCGCACGCTCTAAGGCGCCTTAGTGAGTTATGCGGATAGTAGGTTCTACAACTGGAGAGAGGAGTGCAGGTCGGGTCTTTCTTTCTGAAGGAATTCTGAATGAACCGATTACTCGCGAGGTCTTGATCGGGATGAAGGCTCGGGGTTTGAGGAGGCGTCTTTGGTTTAGCTCTCTTTCTCGTATGGAGAGGGGTTTGGTGGACTTGACGATACGGTGGGTGGACAAGGTGCGCAGCGGACTGATGGCGGAGACGTTGATGCGGATACTGGCGAAGCTGGCGATGGCATTGGAGACAGGTATCGGAAGAGTCCTAGCTAAGGGAAGAATACTCGCTACCAGGGCGAGTGAGCTGGCTGTAGAATGGGGTAACGGTTCCGCCTTCGTATGGCGGTTTGAAACGGCCTTCGCTAACGCGATGGGCCTCGGGATTCTCGGATAAACCACTCTTGCGTCACGGGATGCACTCGCTAGTCCCCCCCTTTTGATCGAAAGATTTCCTGTCTGGCACAGACTCCGGCGAGACAGCTGATTCGGGGCGCGATACAGGCTTTGACGGAAACGCGTTTGCTGGTGCTAACCCGGTTTTCACGAACGATTTACGATCGAAATCTAGGCATGGTTCAGAATCGAGATCAGGGCTGATAATGGGCGATTTCCAAGAATGGTTCGGGCCATGAAGGAAGAAGGGCCACGCGAGAGCAGCTGAACGTGCGATTCTCAGCGTTTCATGAAGGGCGGGGCGCGCGAAAAACAAACCCCCCGGGGGGTCATGATTTAGTTAACAGAAAAAAAGATGCGCGAGGCCTCCGAATCCACCGACAGGCTACGAGAATCTTCCAAGACAACCAGCTGGATCGAAGCGCGAGAGATCAGAAAAATGGCTAGATTCCGAACGGAAACAGTGATGGGCTTGGCCTCCAACTGAAGAAGATCAGAGAGATCCCCACAGCGTTGGGGAGAGCAGTAAGATCCAAGAGATTTGCCCTTGCAGCGTTTCTAGTACCAGTCTTCATACGATCAATACCAGAGATCCTCGTCGGACCCTACCCTGTAGGATGGGACACCATCGCATTCTACGTCCCCAACACCCTAGACTGGGCAGCAGGAAAAGCAGGGTTCCTAGAAATTCTAGGGACTGCCCCGCTGATGTACATGATCTCGGTGCCCGTGCATATTCTGACAAGAGTGAATCCTGTCTGGATCTTCAAGGTCATGGGACCCATCCTGTACGGAACCATGATCTGGGCACTGTTTAGGTTCCTACGAATCGGACTAAAGTGGCCAGACAAACAAGCAATCGGAGGCGCGCTACTAACATCACTGTATTTTGTGACATTGAGAATCAGCTGGGACCTCTACAGAAACATGCTCGGACTAACATTCATCCTCGTGAGCCTCCCTTTGATCGAGGACATGGAGGGTCCCAGAAAACAAGCCCTGCTATCTGCGTTGATAATATTGGCCGTCGCCGCAGACCAGCTTACCGGAGTAATCGCATTGGTCTTGGTAGGGGCTAGAGCCCTCAAAGCGCTAGCTAGAAAGCAACAGGACGAATTCGCAGGAATGGTGAAGTTAGCCTTGCCGGGAGTCGTTCTGTTTCTCGCAACGGCATACGCGGGATTGATCGTCCCCGGAATCGGACTCGTCAGCCAACAAGCCCCAGTGCCAACTCTCACTAGTGCGAGTTTGAGCCTTGGATTCCTGGGATACGCGTATCTAGCCCTAGTCCCGCTGATACTCATCGGATTTCGAAAGGTTCCGAACATTGAGCTTCGAACCTGGTCCGTCTTCTGTATCGCAACCGTTGCTACGGCCATGCTGCCCTTCTTCGGCCCGATCGTCCAGAGTTATCGATGGTCACTTCTCTTGGATATACCAATCTGCATTTTCGCTACAGCAGGGTTCTACAAGATATTAGAATCTGTTCCCCCGAGAATTGGTTGGGGCCGAAATTTCCATAAACTAATTTTGCCAACATTCTCCACTGTTCTAATGGTCTCAGCAATGCTCTACATTGCGCTCCCTGCCCAGCAGGCGATGGTGTACTACACTGTGTACTCGGAATTGTTACCAACTTCCATGGTCCAAGACACAATCCCACTGTCTGACCTAGGAAATTTGAGATCGCTACTGGACTCTGCAGCTGCGAGAATCAATCCAGAAACAGTCCTGATAACCCACCAAGCGATCTACGGTTGGGCTAGAGCCTACCTCCCTTCACTGAATAGTCAATTGATCAACTATCAGTACAACGCTCCCCTACGAGGTGTTGAGATCGCGAGATCAGAGGGATACTTCTCGATTCTGATGATATGGTGGATAGATGGGTCGGGCTGGCACAACCAACCAACCGTCCCGGCCGGCTTCAGCGTTCTCCTCCAGAACGGGGATCTAGCCCTCTACACGTATAACTAGAGGATTCAAAGCGAAATTTGTTCGATGGTTACATTACCACCGGGAACAAGGGACTGAATAGAAACGAAAGTCAATCAGCTGAAGAACTACTTCAGGTCGAACCCAGGGATGCCGTTCGTACTCGCGTTCATGACTCTTCTAATCTCGGCTGCCACTCTACTAGCAACCGGCAGACCGAAGGAGGCCGATAACATTGCAAACTACGCTTTCTACTCCCTCGTTCTTGGCATCGCGATCCAAGTAATAGTCACGATACGGGAGAGCCGAAAACATTCTCACCCCAGCAACAGTAGACCGCCTGACTCGGCCTGAGTCAGAACTTGTCGAAGGTTTTGTGAAGAATAGGATTTCCATCGTCATGCCTGCGTACAACGAAGGGGACTGCATCGGAAGAAGCATCGCAGACGTGAACAAGCAGTTTGCAGCCATGTCCGAAGACTACGAGATAATCGTCGTTGATGATGGGAGCGATGATGATACCCGAAAAATCGTCGAAGAACTCACAAACAAGAAGTTCAAGATCGTAGGGTATGACATGAATCAGGGCAAGGGGCACGCAATCAAAGTGGGCCTCTACCACGCCACGGGACAGTTTGCCTTCCTCATCGACAGCGACTCTGAAATTCACGCCAAAGAACTGATGAATTATGTCAACGCACTAGAATCGGCAGATTTCGCGATCGGGTCTAAGCGACACCCCCTCTCAACAGTTCGAACCCCCACGATGCGTCGATTTCTCAGCCTCGGATTCAACATCCTCGAACGTCTCCTTACGGGAGTAAACGCAACAGACACGCAAGCTGGGCTAAAAGCCGCAAGGAGCTCAGCCCTATACCAAGTTCTGCCTCTCCTTTCTGTAAAGAGATACGCCTTCGACGCCGAGCTGTTGGCGGTAGCCTCACTCTTCAATTTCACGATAAAGGAACTACCCGTTAACATTGACCTAAAGGCTACGTTCAGCGCCCGACAAGTTTTCCGAATGCTCGTCGACCTTCTTGGAATCGCGTACCGATTACGGATAAAGCGGTGGTATCAGGCAAACAAAGCTTCAATGTCGGACACATATGATCCAATAATTCAGTGGTAGAAACGGCTCAAGGAATCCTTCCACA
It encodes the following:
- a CDS encoding metallophosphoesterase codes for the protein MAADVTVKSVADRPALLIERKGERVLVIADLHLGWEVTLAHQGIHVPSQVPRLLEKLRKILAETNPKRLVLLGDVKHAVSKVELEEWKYVPEFFDSLVEIIPDVEVVPGNHDGNLEPLTPSSVKINKSNGMVLWDTVGLFHGHAWPAPPLLGCKFLVMGHLHPVVVFKDPLGFRITRQAWVRAKSDGKKLAEGVLRREDAKFNGDAADEVKKKFGVTIADADCIIMPSFNDYLGGQPINKNYQEGWTELYKEYMGPVLRSGAVDFENGEAYLFDGTFLGKVEDLRRLAQ
- a CDS encoding transposase, encoding MKTIRQKNHASAELLRLLDEFRHMVNVCIAIGTKENVSSLKTLSSKSYHHLSRDILGYYRLCAVSTATGILHNHRKANKKMNPRATVPYARRLMLTTCYGFKIQNGLLRVPVKPREYVYVKLNSHTLQVLSGLNVHSVTFTPDALSISYSKETVEIEPEGYIGVDRNLDNVTTASANGMVKTFDLSKATGIKSTYRFVKSRFKRNDSRTRAQIFSKYGEKQRNRVLPILHNVSKRIVENAKTRRYGIIMERLTGMRRLFQKDNGQSRNYRARMNSWSYGELQRQVEYKARWEGVKVIYVPARNTSKRCSICGYKTLESTRRRLWCPHCGATLDRDENAARNIAARGLRFSPNGPPDEAVKGNPTTTVILRVDGGKLGRFAQI
- a CDS encoding glycosyltransferase; the encoded protein is MKNRISIVMPAYNEGDCIGRSIADVNKQFAAMSEDYEIIVVDDGSDDDTRKIVEELTNKKFKIVGYDMNQGKGHAIKVGLYHATGQFAFLIDSDSEIHAKELMNYVNALESADFAIGSKRHPLSTVRTPTMRRFLSLGFNILERLLTGVNATDTQAGLKAARSSALYQVLPLLSVKRYAFDAELLAVASLFNFTIKELPVNIDLKATFSARQVFRMLVDLLGIAYRLRIKRWYQANKASMSDTYDPIIQW